In a single window of the Acidobacteriota bacterium genome:
- a CDS encoding aminotransferase class I/II-fold pyridoxal phosphate-dependent enzyme: MPGAKTQLDHDSLAILRAALERLETGFKELPAYEPASTDARAMETILFAAAERMQDNFPYFHPLYAGQMLKPPHPIARLAYAMAMYINPNNHALDGGRASSALEKEAVAELAAMFGWTAPEAGFLGHLTSGGTMANLEALWVAGQLAPGKKVLASEQAHYTHARISSVLKLEFESVACDDFGRIDLAALETKLKQGSPGSAVATVVATLGTTATGAVDPLPELLALREKYSFRLHADGAYGGYFNLASNLAPETRAAFDRIGECDSIVIDPHKHGLQPYGCGCVLFRDPGVERFYKHDSPVTYFSSKELHLGEISLECSRAGAAAVALWATQKLLPLVPGGEFAGRLDASRAAALALQEKIKSDSRFLAGFAPELDIVTWAVRAKTAPEASARARQIFEEAAKRNLHLALAELPRKFFGLGGQGTVTALRSVLMKPEHKDWIPQIWKLLKEAVEAG; the protein is encoded by the coding sequence ATGCCGGGCGCCAAGACCCAACTCGATCACGATTCGCTCGCCATCCTGCGCGCCGCGCTCGAGCGGCTCGAGACCGGTTTCAAAGAGCTGCCGGCTTACGAACCTGCGTCTACAGATGCTCGGGCGATGGAAACGATTCTGTTCGCCGCCGCCGAACGCATGCAGGATAACTTCCCCTACTTCCATCCGCTCTATGCCGGGCAGATGCTCAAGCCGCCGCACCCCATCGCCAGGCTGGCGTATGCGATGGCGATGTACATCAATCCCAACAACCACGCGCTCGATGGCGGCCGCGCCAGCTCGGCGCTGGAAAAAGAAGCCGTCGCCGAACTCGCAGCCATGTTCGGCTGGACAGCGCCTGAGGCTGGCTTTCTCGGCCACCTCACATCCGGCGGAACCATGGCGAACCTGGAAGCGCTGTGGGTCGCAGGCCAGCTCGCGCCGGGAAAGAAAGTATTAGCCAGCGAGCAGGCGCACTACACGCATGCGCGCATCTCGAGCGTGCTGAAGCTCGAATTCGAATCCGTCGCCTGCGACGACTTTGGCCGCATCGACCTGGCCGCGCTCGAAACCAAGTTGAAGCAGGGAAGCCCGGGTTCCGCCGTCGCGACAGTAGTCGCAACCCTGGGCACCACCGCGACCGGCGCGGTGGATCCGCTCCCGGAACTCCTGGCGCTGCGCGAGAAGTACAGCTTCCGGCTGCATGCCGACGGGGCTTACGGCGGCTACTTCAATCTCGCTTCGAACCTTGCGCCTGAGACGCGCGCGGCTTTCGACCGCATCGGCGAGTGCGATTCCATCGTCATCGATCCGCACAAGCATGGGCTGCAGCCGTATGGCTGCGGCTGCGTCCTGTTTCGCGATCCTGGCGTGGAGCGTTTCTACAAGCACGATTCGCCGGTCACGTACTTCAGCTCCAAAGAGCTGCATCTCGGCGAGATAAGCCTGGAGTGCTCGCGTGCCGGCGCCGCGGCGGTGGCGCTGTGGGCGACGCAAAAACTTCTGCCGCTGGTTCCGGGTGGCGAGTTCGCCGGACGCCTGGACGCTTCGCGCGCGGCCGCGCTGGCGCTGCAAGAAAAGATCAAAAGCGATTCCCGATTCCTGGCCGGCTTCGCGCCCGAGTTGGACATCGTCACGTGGGCAGTGCGAGCGAAGACTGCGCCGGAGGCGTCCGCACGCGCGCGCCAGATCTTCGAGGAAGCGGCGAAGCGCAACCTGCATCTCGCGCTTGCGGAGCTGCCGCGGAAGTTCTTCGGCCTGGGCGGGCAGGGGACGGTGACCGCGTTGCGGTCCGTCCTGATGAAACCCGAGCACAAGGACTGGATTCCGCAGATCTGGAAGCTGTTGAAGGAAGCCGTCGAAGCGGGATAG